Within the Anaerolineae bacterium genome, the region AGAAAGGCGGGCATAGTATATTTGCTTAATTTTGGTTACACTCTAATGTTTTAATAGATTACGATGCATAAGCTTTTCTTAAAAGTTCTTTCATAATTTTACCATCTTCAGGAAAGGTAACAGGCTTATGAATCATAGAAAATGGCAGCCGGGCGCCCTCATCAAAAAAGACAGAATTCTCATGAAAAGCTTTCTCGAGTTTAGTTCTTACGATCATAGAGCTTGCTTTTGTTGTCCCTGTCAATACTATGATCAACCTTCCAAAATGCGGTTGCATGATAATCCTGTCGGAATCCCGTCGAATCACTCTATCAACAATATCTTTTAATTGCGCCGGAAGCTGTTTGTGGATTTCTGAGTCTTTGGGATACTTGCTCAATGGTCCAATCCCTTTAAGATCTAAACATAATAGTGAGAATGGCGGGGAATTTATATGTTTGCGAATTTCCATTTCCAACATAGACATTTCAACGGTTTCAGGTGAAAAAACAGGAAGGTTAAAGAAAAACCTGCATCCTTTGCCTGGTTCGCTCTCTATCGAAAGTTTTCCGCCATGAGCCTCTACCAGTTCTTTGGAAATATTAAGGCCAAGTCCGCTGCCTTTCGGTTTCTGATCCAAGGTATGACCAGCCTGGTAAAATTTCTCAAAAACCATTTTTTGATCATCAACCGAAATGCCTGGCCCATTATCTGTTACGCTTATCTCAACTGCGGATTGCGGATTGCGGAATCGAAGTCCGAAATCGCTCGTGCGCTCAGGACAACCCTGCCTCCTTCCTGAGTAAATTTCAGGGCATTACTTATAAGATTATTCATGATCTGCTCAATCCTTGCATAATCTGCATAAACTGTCGGGACATTATCTAAACTATTATAATCTATTTCAAGTGTCTGGGATTTTGCCTCTGCCTGAGGTTTAAATGTGTCAACAACCTCTTGAAAAATAGAGGCCGGATCCAGCTCTGCAAGGTCAAGTTCTACTCTGCCCGCATCTAATTTGGCGATATTAATGATATCATTAAGTAATAAAGCTAACCGGTCAATATTGCGAGCTGCCATTGCTGTAAATTGTTCCTGTTTTGCATTGAGTTCCCCTGCTTTTTTAGACGACAGGATATCGATTGCATTTTTTATAGAAGTTAGAGGGGTTCTGAGTTCATGCGAAGCTATAGAGATAAATTCTGTCTTCATTTGAGCAAGTTTTACAAGTTCCTTATTAGCTTTAATCAATGTTTCTTCGGCCTTTTTTATGTTTGTAACGTCGAAAAGCGTTGCAAGACATGCGGGTTCACCCCGCCAATTTGTTTTCACCACGCGCATATCAGCTACTCCGGTTTTTCCATCTTCCATAATAATATTAAGCTCCATCTTCTCATTTGCAACAAGAGGAAGGCCGAATATAGTACCTATTAATTCATCTGCCTTTTTCCCAAAGAGAAATTCCGCAGTTGGATTGACAAACTTAATAACTCCCTCCCTGTTAACTATGATTATCCCGCTAGAGGTTTTGTTTACAATGGACCGAAGGCTTTTCTGGCTTTCCCGCAGTTCAGCGGTGCGTTCTTCAACCTTCTGTTCCAGTCCCCTGCGGTAAACTCGACTTGCAAGTTCAAGCTCTCGACGACGCAGGGAATTACTGATGTTAATGAGCACCTCATTGGGGTTAAAAGGCTTAATCATGTACCCATAAGCCCCTATTTCCAGTGCTGTTTCGGCAACCGCCGGATCATCCACCGCTGTCATCATCATTATCGCTGTGTCCGGATATTCGGCCGCAACATGTCGGATGAAATCAATGCCGGACTCCCCCGGCATAGTTACATCGCATAAGATCAGCTCGAAATTCCGATTTTTAATTAATTTACGGGCCTCTGCCGCATTAGCAGCCAGAGCATATTCGTATCTGCCCTTTGAAAGTATTATACTTAATAGACGTCGGATGGGCTCTTCGTCATCTACAATCAGAATGTTTGCCATTTTCGTTACTCCTTAGTGAGTGAAAATTGAATATTGTATATTGAAGATTGAATATACAATATTCAATTCCCAGCGTCCAGCACTTGCCTAACCTTGCGCGCCAGACTTTCCGGTGTAAAAGGTTTTTGGAGAAAATTCAGTCCGGGCGCCAAAACACCGTGCTCAACTATGGCGTTGTCTGTGTACCCCGACATGTAAACCACCTTCATCCGGGGATAGAAAAGCTGCAGCTTTTCTGACAGCTCCTTCCCGCCCATCTTGGGCATCACCACATCAGTGATCATCAGATGAATCGGCCCCTCGTGCGCCTCGCTGACCCTCAAAGCATCTTCACCATTTTCAGCATCTAATACTTTGTATCCATGCAGCAGGAGAACCTCTTGTGTAAATTTTCGAAGACCGTCATCATCCTCCACAATCAAAATGGTTTCAGAACCGTCAAGTTCGATTACAGGGAGCTGCTGTTTTTCCTCCGAGTCCGCATCTCCCTCCGTTCTGGGCAGGTAGATCTTGAAGGTGGAACCCTGTCCGGGCTCGCTGTAAACCCAGATAAAGCCATTGTTTTGTTTGACAATGCCATATACCGTTGACAAGCCCAATCCCGTGCCCTTGCCGACTTCCTTGGTGGTAAAGAAAGGCTCGAAGATATGCTCCCGGTTTTCCTTGTCCATCCCGATGCCGGTATCGCTTACAGCGAGCATCACATAATGACCTGACTTTTCTCCTTCAATACCGTGTTTGTGAAAATGGTTCTCGTCCAAATCAGTGTTGGCTGTTTCAATGGTGAGCCTTC harbors:
- a CDS encoding response regulator — encoded protein: MANILIVDDEEPIRRLLSIILSKGRYEYALAANAAEARKLIKNRNFELILCDVTMPGESGIDFIRHVAAEYPDTAIMMMTAVDDPAVAETALEIGAYGYMIKPFNPNEVLINISNSLRRRELELASRVYRRGLEQKVEERTAELRESQKSLRSIVNKTSSGIIIVNREGVIKFVNPTAEFLFGKKADELIGTIFGLPLVANEKMELNIIMEDGKTGVADMRVVKTNWRGEPACLATLFDVTNIKKAEETLIKANKELVKLAQMKTEFISIASHELRTPLTSIKNAIDILSSKKAGELNAKQEQFTAMAARNIDRLALLLNDIINIAKLDAGRVELDLAELDPASIFQEVVDTFKPQAEAKSQTLEIDYNSLDNVPTVYADYARIEQIMNNLISNALKFTQEGGRVVLSARAISDFDSAIRNPQLR
- a CDS encoding ATP-binding protein, coding for MYSGRRQGCPERTSDFGLRFRNPQSAVEISVTDNGPGISVDDQKMVFEKFYQAGHTLDQKPKGSGLGLNISKELVEAHGGKLSIESEPGKGCRFFFNLPVFSPETVEMSMLEMEIRKHINSPPFSLLCLDLKGIGPLSKYPKDSEIHKQLPAQLKDIVDRVIRRDSDRIIMQPHFGRLIIVLTGTTKASSMIVRTKLEKAFHENSVFFDEGARLPFSMIHKPVTFPEDGKIMKELLRKAYAS